In Cicer arietinum cultivar CDC Frontier isolate Library 1 chromosome 7, Cicar.CDCFrontier_v2.0, whole genome shotgun sequence, a single window of DNA contains:
- the LOC101513748 gene encoding small ribosomal subunit protein mS33, with amino-acid sequence MATGGLKKLLTLAINEGVSSARATIFGHQLNPTGKRSPHKILRMKLYGEKVAAWYPHDINKDDPLIMARQQQERLSKLEMLKRRGKGPPKKGQGRRAAKRNK; translated from the exons ATGGCTACCGGCGGTTTGAAGAAGCTGCTAACCTTGGCAATCAACGAAGGAGTGTCTTCTGCAAGAGCTACAATATTCGGTCATCAATTGAACCCAACCGGCAAGAGATCTCCCCATAAGATTCTCCGTATGAAGCTCTATGGTGAAAAAGTGGCCGCATGGTACCCTCATGATATCAACAAAGATGACCCTCTTATTATGGCTCGTCAACAACAAGA ACGCTTATCGAAGCTTGAAATGTTGAAGCGTCGGGGTAAAGGGCCACCCAAAAAGGGACAGGGAAGGCGTGCTGCAAAACGcaacaaataa